A window of Psychromonas sp. CNPT3 contains these coding sequences:
- the ruvA gene encoding Holliday junction branch migration protein RuvA: MIGRLRGVLLEKQPPEVLLDVSGVGYEIQLPMSSFYPLPEVGQEAIIYTHFVVREDAQLLYGFADKHERAMFRLLIKVNGVGPKLALAILSGMSANEFVVCINNEAVSQLVKLPGVGKKTAERLVVEMKDRLKNWVGTDLLSPQAESMDMQNGLSNTLSINTAKDEAISALLALGYKPASAEKCIRNVYQAGMDCEDLIRSALKSMV, encoded by the coding sequence ATGATTGGACGATTACGTGGCGTATTGTTAGAGAAGCAACCACCTGAAGTGTTATTAGATGTGTCGGGTGTTGGTTATGAGATCCAATTGCCTATGAGTTCTTTTTATCCTTTGCCTGAAGTCGGTCAGGAAGCTATCATCTATACACATTTTGTGGTCCGTGAAGATGCCCAACTTCTTTATGGTTTTGCCGATAAACATGAACGCGCTATGTTTCGTTTATTAATTAAAGTTAATGGTGTAGGCCCTAAATTAGCGTTAGCTATTTTATCTGGCATGTCGGCGAATGAATTTGTTGTTTGTATTAATAACGAAGCGGTAAGTCAATTGGTTAAATTACCCGGCGTCGGCAAAAAAACGGCGGAGCGTTTAGTGGTCGAAATGAAAGATCGCTTGAAAAATTGGGTGGGTACAGATTTATTGAGCCCGCAAGCCGAGTCAATGGATATGCAAAATGGTTTATCCAATACGTTATCAATAAACACGGCAAAAGATGAAGCGATCAGCGCGTTATTAGCATTAGGTTATAAGCCTGCCAGTGCTGAAAAATGTATTAGAAATGTTTATCAGGCAGGAATGGAT